One region of Carya illinoinensis cultivar Pawnee chromosome 8, C.illinoinensisPawnee_v1, whole genome shotgun sequence genomic DNA includes:
- the LOC122274287 gene encoding very-long-chain aldehyde decarbonylase CER3, whose product MVAPLSAWPWENFGRFKYLLYGPFLAKVVRSRFQEDGPEDSNWCLHILIICALRGLIHQLWSSYSNMLFLKRNRRIVHQGVDFKQIDMEWDWDNFIILQALIASIACYIFPFLENLPLWNTKGFIALLTLHMAVSEPLYYWMHRCFHGNHLFTHYHYLHHSSPVPQPFTAGNATLLEHLVLTGIIGIPILGASLMGYGSISMIYAYVLIFDFLRCLGHCNVEVVPYQIFETIPFLRYLIYTPTYHSLHHQDMRTNFCLFMPLFDSFWKTLNGKSWELHKKISSNLGKSARVPDFVFLAHVVDVSAALHAPFVFRSFAAMPFSTNLLLIPLWPGTLSVVLMMWAWSKTFVYSFYQLRGRLHQTWVVPRCGFQYFLPFASEGINKHIEQAILRADKLGVKVISLAALNKNEALNGGGTLFVNNHPNLKVRVVHGNTLTAAVILNDLPKDVEEVFLTGATSKLGRAIALYLCRRRVRVLMLTTSGERFQKVQKEAPMDCQSNLVQVTKHQAARNCKTWIVGKWITPRQQSWAPRGTHFHQFVVPPILPIRRDCIYSDLAAMRLPDDVQELGCCEYTMERGVVHACHAGGVVHLLEGWTHHEVGAIDVDRIDLVWDSALKHGIRPVSSTKAKTSQ is encoded by the exons ATGGTTGCTCCTTTGTCAGCTTGGCCTTGGGAGAACTTTGGCCGCTTCAAG TATCTACTATATGGACCTTTTCTTGCAAAAGTTGTGCGTTCGAGATTTCAAGAGGATGGTCCCGAAGATAGTAATTGGTGCCTCCATATTCTGATAATATGTGCACTAAGAGGTTTAATTCATCAGTTATGGAGTTCTTACAGTAACATGCTTTTCCTGAAGAGAAATCGCAGGATTGTTCATCAAGGGGTTGATTTCAAGCAGATTGACATGGAATGGGACTG GGACAATTTCATTATTCTTCAAGCATTAATTGCCTCCATCGCCTGCTACATTTTTCCATTCCTTGAAAATCTTCCCCTCTGGAACACAAAAGGATTTATTGCTCTTCTGACACTCCATATGGCTGTTTCAGAGCCTCTCTATTACTGGATGCATAGGTGCTTCCATGGGAACCATCTTTTTACTCATTATCATTACCTTCACCATTCGTCTCCTGTTCCCCAGCCCTTTACAG CTGGAAATGCAACATTGTTGGAGCATCTTGTATTAACCGGAATTATTGGAATTCCGATACTCGGGGCTTCTTTAATGGGATATGGATCGATAAGCATGATCTATGCCTATGTTTTAATCTTTGATTTTCTGAGATGTTTGGGGCATTGCAATGTCGAAGTTGTTCCGTACCAAATTTTCGAGACCATTCCCTTTCTGAGATATCTTATATATACACCAAC ATACCACAGTTTACACCACCAAGATATGCGTACCAATTTCTGCCTTTTTATGCCCCTGTTTGATTCATTTTGGAAGACACTCAACGGCAAATCATGGGAATTGCACAAGAAAATAAGTTCAAATCTAG GCAAATCTGCAAGAGTACCGGATTTTGTCTTCCTAGCCCATGTGGTGGATGTCTCGGCCGCTCTGCACGCGCCCTTCGTTTTCCGATCGTTTGCAGCAATGCCATTCTCGACGAATTTGTTGTTAATCCCGTTGTGGCCCGGCACCCTTTCGGTAGTGCTCATGATGTGGGCTTGGTCTAAAACTTTTGTTTACTCTTTCTACCAACTCAGAGGCCGGTTGCACCAGACATGGGTTGTGCCTAGGTGTGGCTTCCAG TATTTCTTACCATTTGCAAGTGAGGGCATCAATAAGCACATTGAGCAGGCCATTCTCAGGGCAGATAAACTTGGGGTTAAAGTCATTAGCCTTGCTGCATTAAACAAG AATGAAGCTCTCAACGGGGGTGGAACACTGTTCGTGAACAACCACCCAAACCTTAAAGTTCGAGTTGTCCATGGAAACACCTTGACGGCGGCTGTTATCCTCAATGACCTACCTAAGGATGTGGAAGAGGTATTTTTAACAGGCGCTACTTCGAAGCTCGGTAGAGCCATTGCCCTCTACCTTTGCCGAAGGAGAGTAAGAGTCCTT ATGCTGACAACATCGGGAGAAAGATTTCAAAAAGTACAGAAGGAGGCTCCAATGGATTGTCAGAGCAACCTAGTACAAGTGACAAAGCACCAAGCAGCACGAAATTGCAAG ACGTGGATTGTTGGGAAATGGATCACACCAAGGCAACAAAGCTGGGCGCCACGTGGAACACATTTCCATCAATTCGTTGTCCCTCCAATCTTGCCCATTAGAAGAGATTGCATTTATTCTGATCTTGCAGCCATGAGATTACCTGACGATGTCCAAGAGCTTGGATGTTGCGAG TATACGATGGAGAGAGGAGTGGTGCATGCATGCCATGCCGGGGGAGTGGTTCATCTTCTCGAAGGTTGGACTCACCACGAAGTCGGGGCGATTGACGTCGACCGGATCGACCTCGTCTGGGATTCTGCATTGAAGCACGGTATTAGGCCTGTCTCATCAACCAAGGCAAAAACTTCTCAatga